CGGACTCTACAGCAGGAAGAGATGCTGGGGCTCCAGGTAAGTGCGCTGAAGAAGCCAGAAGAATGCTCTGGAATTACCTTGCACTCTGAGTTGCTTGGAGGCAGTGGGAACTTATTTTGCTGCCACTGCCCTGTGTACCCTATCTCAGCATGTGTGTGCCTCTCGTCTAGCTCACGTAGGGACTTTGGGTAAACTTTACAACACAGAACAGCAGTGGCTGTGATCCTATCCTAAGCTCTGTTCTCCCCTTGACTGGGGCTTTGCTTTCTGACTTCCCTGTTAAACCCACGAGATGGCAGCTGACATAAGGAAGCCAAAGCATTTTCTGTCACTCCAGGGCAGGGTGTTGGGGAGGCTGAGGTCTGTGTGCCAACATAGGATTTGTGTCTCTGCTTCTTTAGGCAGAGGTACcagaagagaaggcagaagagGAAGATCTCAGAAACGAAGTGAGTCCCATTGGCATCTGTGGAGGAAGGAGCAGAGTGGTGGGCTGAGACCGACGCTGTGCAGTGTCTCTTCCTCACCACCAACGCAAGCGGCTGCCAGCGTACCAGCTGAATGTCTTTAGCCTGAGCAGGGTTTACCTGCCTGGGAGGGCTCACCCTGCGCCCCTGTGTTGTGTTCCAGGTCCTCCAGTTCAACACGAATTGCCCGGAATGCAACGCTCCTGCTCAGACCAACATGAAGCTAGTTCGTATCTTTTGTCGGGCAGTCAGGTTGCTGTTTGTCTGGCTGCGGCATGAAGGTTATATTCAGGCTGGAGGGTACGCCCTTCAAGGAAAGCACGTGCTTTATTTGGAGTGATGAGGAGGGTGTTGCCTTTGATGAGACTGTGCACCTTGGCTTTTGGGTTCAAAGAGAGAATTAGGCCACGGTCTCTTGGCTGCTGTATGTGGCCTGAGCCACGTCGTCAAACACTGGGGAACAGGGAGCACCATGGGTGGCGACCTTCCCCTCTTCCGGGGGGCTGTCTGAGATAGGCAGCTTTTTGTGATCTGTGTCCTGCAGTCTTGGGAGCAGCGGCGTGTTTGTGGGGTTTGGGTTTGTGCTTCCCCAGAGCGTGGTCTTGCTGGGCTGGAAGCAGGTTTCCTTAATCCCATCTTCCAGAGATTCCGCACTTCAAGGAGGTCATCATCATGGCTACCAGCTGTGAGAACTGCGGCCATCGCACCAAcgaggtgggtgggcttcatcgCTTGGGAAGACTAGCTTGAGGGCAACCCCTATCTAACTTTCATCCTTTCTAAAGCTGCTTAGGGCAAGGAGCTCTTGAAGGAACCAGAAATTAGCTTAGCGAAGGAAAGTTAGAGGTAGCATACCTTGTTGAAGATGGTTATATGGAAGAGAGAGACCCACGTTTTGACGTATAGCTCGGAGGGATGGAAGAGTTGGGAGGCAGATGCTGACTCAGTAATGAAAAACTCTAGTTCTGTCTGAAAATAGAGTGGGCTGCCGTGGAGGGTTGTAAATTCCCTTTCCCTGAGTGTATTCAAGCATAAGCTGTTTAAATTCTTAAACCAGAAAATTATAAAGGGAATCTACACATTAGATGCGGTTGAAAGTCCCTTTcaatcccatttttttaaaaagcgaaTTCAGTTTCTTGGCAAGCTGGGGTACGTTGCTGCAGGCTGCTGGTGCTGGGCACTCTGCCCCGGGCCCGCTTTTGGTGATTTTGGTTTGGGTGACTGCTGCCACTGTTGGTTTAGAAGGCACCATCCTTGGTAGCCATTGGTGGGCATGATTGGTGGCCCgagcccaccccgccccctccccccgctgccCGCAGGGGTCTCCTCTGCTGCTGCTCCTGACGCTGTTGTCTGCACAGGTGAAATCTGGAGGAGCAGTAGAGCCCTTGGGCACCAGGATCACCTTCCACATCACCCACCCCTCAGATATGACCAGAGACCTGCTCAAGGTAACAAGCTGCTCAGGGAAGTGATTCTCTTCTGCACAAGGCTCTCTCTGTCCCGGGGAAATCTGTCTTTTCTCAGTCATGTCTTAAGAGTGTGAGGATCCCTGAGTAGAGCTGATCCAGAGTAGCAAGTGCAGACTCAGAAGGTGACCCAGAAGCTCTTTCTGATGACTTGACAGCTTTTTGCCTCTAGTGTCTGTGAAGGCCCTTATTTCTGGCCTCTAATGACAGGAGGCCTGCCAGCTTGGAGCCGTGACTCAGAATGTCCCCTTTTAAGGTTGGTTCCAGGAGTGAGTCTAGCTTTAATTGGAGATTCAGAGGAAACTGGGACAGCTGACTTTGTCCCCAAACTGTCACTGGTGGTATTAATTTGGCAGGAGGACTCTGGTTAGCTTTCTCTAGCGGCTCCTCATTTAAAGCCTAATTTGATCTCTCATCTCACAGTCTGAGACATGTAGTGTGGAAATcccagagctggaatttgaactggGAATGGCTGTCCTCGGGGGCAAGTTCACCACACTAGAGGGGATGCTAAAAGACATCCGGGAACTGGTGAGTCCGCTGAGTGTAGCGCACGGTAGCTTCTGCAGTGCGGCGTGGGGAAGGGGCTAGGAGGCCACAAAGGCCCTAATGTTTGGAGCTGATAACTGGGGTTTCTCTGCATTAAAGTTGGCTTGAGAGACTTACATATTATTTTGGATTGTGATGATAAGTTTATTGGATATTCAGAATGGAAATTCTCAGGCCTAACTCTGAACTGATGTAAATATTTTGTGGTGTGGGTAAGTCATTTATttcactgtaaaatggggagatgaGGGTCCTTCAAGCATCTGAAAGTcccaaatatacatatacatgtgtgtgtttatttaaccCATATGTCTATCCTCTTCATGAATCATTTCACTTAATTGGTTCTCGGTTGTCAGGCATTTTGTCTTTGTAGATTATACTGTGCACGTCTGTACATGAGGACTAGAGATCATATTTAAGAACATTTCtatagtttttgtttcatgttgcCTATTGTCATCTTGGCAGATGAATCCACACGGTTTTAGGAGTGACCACCTAGGTCGGAAAGGGGGTGCGGCATAAATGGAGACCAAGTTCCCTGACAGGCACCCCCGTCACCCCCCACAAGGTTTATGATTAAGCGTAACCAACACGGAGCCAGTGTTCTAGCAATGTGGATGCCATTTATTGCAGGTGACCAAGAACCCTTTCACACTGGGTGACAGTTCCAATCCCGGCCAGACGGAGAAATTGCAGGAGTTTAGCCAGAAGTTGGACCAGGTGAGAGGACTCTGGTCAGTCAGTGCTCGTGGTCCTGGGGCTCCAGTGGACAAGAGCCTGCATGTGCTTTCTTGTTCACATTTAAACATCTCTGACGTGTTGGGGATTCTCGTGGTGTCTGATATCCCATGCCATCTCCTTTCTTGATTCTatccctttttttgttgttgttggaacaTCTTCTCTAGTAGCTTCTTGAGAAAATGCATGGAAAGTAAAATCTCTGGGACTTTGCATGTCTGATAATTTCTTTGTTCTACTCTTCTTATATTAGATTAATGGCTGGGAATAGGATTCTAggatgcaaataattttttatcagAACTTCTAAAGTCTTCCAGTTTCCAAATAATGTCTTTCATTTTCCCGGTTTGGCTGTTGAGAAGTTGAAGGCATTCTgattcctgtttttttgtttgtgacCTATTCTCGTGATATCTTTTTGTCTTCTGTGATGTGGAATTTTGGGATGTGCCTTGGTGTGGTTCCGTTTTCAACCACTGTTGCTAAGCACTTGGTGGCTTCTTTGAATCTGAAAATTCATATGGCTCAGTtctagggagcttttaaaaagtattctattACTTTCCCTCTGTTCTCTCTGAGAAACCTCTATGTTTTGGATGTTAGACTTACTTGTTTGGTCTTCtgtaatttacttatttctttgtcctgttttcagtctttttgtgtttgttctaGTCTTGGAGATTACCTGAATTTTCCAACCCTTCAATTGAGTTTTTCATTTccactgacatttttatttttcaagtggcTTTTTTGGTCTTTCGATACTTTCtcctcatttttgaaaaatagcgTCCTgcggatatggggacatatgtataaatacagctgattcactttggtgtacagcagaaattggcacaacagtgtaaagcaattgtattccaataaaaagcttaaaaaacaaccccccccccaaaaaaacaacaaaaaaatagtgtCCTGTTGTTTTAAGGATGtagtgttttttctctttgagaagattaatgttggtttctttcttttttgttttttttgacgtTTTATTTTCCTTGCATGGTTTCCATTTCCtgttaaggttttttgttttttgtttttttttccatttgatttttgtctttcaaggCTAGGGGCTTTGCTCAGATGTCATAATCACTGGTTGTCTGTTCATAAGTAGAGGACTAAAACACCTGAGTGGGTTGAGTCTTGTTGACGCTGGGCTTGTGGGAGGGGGATTTAGCTTAGCCATTCTCTTGAGGTGACTCCAGTGCCGGGGTTGTTAGGTGTTTCCTCTTGGGCTGGTCAGATTCCCATCAGTGGGTGTTCCATTTCCTGGCCTGAGGGTGAAGGCTTGGCTGGTACTGTTCTGAGAGCTGAGTGTGGGAAGAGGGCTGGGGTGCGTGTATGTCTGTTTCCAATAAGGGTACATTCACTTAACCTTCTGTTCTTGAtccctttccctctgccctcaACTGGGCCCATATCCCCCAGTCCGTAGTGCGCTGTGGTGACTTCACAGAATGTCTTCTAGTGCGATGGGCGAAGGGCAATTGGTGTGTTTGGAATGGGAGAGGAGATTAGGGATTCTGGATTCCTTCTTAAATAGCTGTCAACAGTCCTTATTTTAGATCCTCTCCACTCCACTTCTAGTGGTACCTTCATTTCACCAGTTCTTAAAACTTTGGGGGATTCTGCAGTATAAATTGGGTTGGTTTCTGTGTGACAGACATAGCCCCTTCCTGCCAGGAGCCATGTAAGATGTACATGCTCAGCTGTATCTGTCTCCTTCAGATCCTCGAGGGTAATATGAAGGCTCACTTTATCATGGATGATCCAGCAGGAAACAGCTACCTGCAGGTACAGTAGTCCTTGCCTCCTATTTCATAGAGATAGCTTTTCTAACCTTCCTTAAATATGTATCATTTCTCCAGAAATTgagggaattctttttttttttaaatttattatttttggctgtgttgggtcttcattgctgcacacgggctttctctagttgtggcaagcagggactactcttcattgtggtgtgcaggcttcttattgcggggGCTTCcctttgtggagcatgggctctaggcgtgtggggttcagtagttgtggcacacgggctcagtagttgtggtgcatgggcttagttgctttgtggcatgtggaatcttcctggagcagtgatcgaacctgtgtcccctgcgttggcaggcagattcttaacctctgtgccaccagggaagtcccgagagaCATAATTCTAACTTTTTATCAAGGAACATTTTAGCAGAAATTGGAACataagggaggaaggggaaagtgGAAGGGACTGTAAGTATGTgtcaagagggaaaaaaggagactCCCAGGTTCCTTCTTCCTCTAGTCTAGCTCGTGTCCCAGCTCTGAGTCCAGCAATGgagttttcattttgcaaatctGATTGTGGAGTGAGGAGAAATGGTGCCTTGTCTGGAGGCCAAGATGGGAAAAGGCTTTAAGCTGATTAGGGAGATAGTCCAGTAgctgtaacatttattgagcagttactatGGGGCAGGCAAATGTTCTAAGGTCTCTCCATAATTAAGACTATGCTACTCTCTTCGTAGGAAGTTCAGATAGAAAGTTTTTCTCCCTGCAGTCCTGCTTCTAGCCCATGTGGGCTCTGTTGCTGCCCATGAGTTGAGCCTAGCCATGGGGTGTTGGAGGCCCTTAGAGAATAAAggggggacttcctggtggtccagtgggtaagacttcgtgttcccattttacaggccccgggttcaatccctggtcggggaactagatcccacatgcatgccacagcagagagtgtgcatgctgcaactaagaagtctgcatgctgcaactaaaagatcctgcatgccacaactaaagatcccgcctgctgcaactaagacctggcacagcttaagtaaataaataagtgaatgaaggaGTGACTGAGaataaagggaattccctggcagtccagtggttaggacgctgtgcttccactgcagggggcataggttcgatccctggtctgggaactaagatcctgcatgccacatggcccaaaaattaaaaataagaaaaacgaAAAACTCATTAAGGTCTTGGCAAAGTGGGAATCGGAAGctacctgggggaggggggatggcaGGATGGCATAGGCACTGATGGTCTGTCCTTGGCCTTGCAGAATGTGTATGCACCCGAAGACGATCCTGAGATGAAGGTGGAGCATTATAAGCGCACATTTGACCAAAATGAGGACCTGGGGCTCAACGACATGAAGACGGAGGGCTACGAGACAAGCCTGGCTTCCCAGCGGTAGCAGTGGGTGGTTCCCGGTCAGCCTCCAGTGCTGCTCAGACTGTGCAGTTATTTATTGCTATTGGAAAAGGCTGGAGTGGCCTCCCCACCAGGCCCTGCCCATGTGGGGAGGACATCTGGTCTGAGTTGGAGATCTGAGCACACCTTCTGAACAGTTTTTGATGGAAACACAAGCCTCTTGGGTTACTTGCCTTATTCTGGAGGATTTGAATTGGCCTGGGAAGAAACCCAGAAATGAACCATCAGGCAAATCACTGTCACTTTTTTTCCCATCAAGTCTTTACCGTCCTGCCACATAACGCTCTCTCATCTAGGGCTGGCAGTCTGAAGAGCTGGAGAACGTGAAAGACAGCTACATCTGGAGTCTGAGAGTTGGTTTTGGTATATAAAATACCGACTTTTCAACAGGAAGAGGGTCTTCTGAGGGGAAGGAATCTTGGACAAGTGAAGAGGTTCTCATTAAAATGGTGGCTTTCAAACAGCACTGGCCTCTGAATTCGCTctgtccttgtttttattttttttaatttatttttattatttttttggctgtgttgggtcttcattgctgcttgcggactttctctagttgtgagcagggctactcttcattgcagtgcgtgggcttctcagtgtggtggcttctctttttgcgtagcatgggctctaagcatgtgcgctcagtagtcatggcacacgggcttagttgctccgagccatgtgggatctttccggacagagattgaacccatgtcccctgcattggcaggcaaattcttaaccactgcgccactaggaaagttcaattttattttttttattttttgcactcTGTCCTTGTTTGATAAGCTGGTAGAATTCAACCTCCTGAAGAACATTTTCTCCAGCGTGGCCACTGTAACTTAAGGATTGGAGCTGgcatttcattcattccttcaataGAGGTTTGAGCGCGTGTTTTGTGCTTGCCACGTCATAGAACTGAACAAAATAAGCTCTGCTTTCATGGAACTTCACGTGTAGTGGGGAAAGTTGGCAAACAGAGTGGGTGGGGGGTTGACAAGAAACCCAGTCGAACAGTGTTAGATTAATCACCATGGAGGAATGTCAAGCAGGGTAGTGCCAGGGAAGGTGGGAGCATTTGCTTTATTAGCTAGAACTGCAGAGACAAGGCAAAACTTAGACCATGCCACTGGTCGTGAATTCATTTGATTCTGCTTAACTGTCCTGTGAGGTAGGGTTAAGACCTGAGCTTGGGTCTTGTCAGGCTAAGGTTTAGTACTTTGTAGAACGGGTAGAGGTGAAACCGAAGACAGAAATGGGCAGGAGGTGATGGGGTTAAGACCATACTAGTAATGTTCACTGGAGCAGAAATGTGAGACTTTCCC
The genomic region above belongs to Hippopotamus amphibius kiboko isolate mHipAmp2 chromosome 9, mHipAmp2.hap2, whole genome shotgun sequence and contains:
- the ZPR1 gene encoding zinc finger protein ZPR1 isoform X1; amino-acid sequence: MSASGAVEPGPPAANAAPSPAPAREPGPGRLFRPISAEDEEQQPTEIESLCMNCYRNGMTRLLLTQIPFFREIIVSSFSCEHCGWNNTEIQSAGRIQDQGVRYTLTVRAQEDMNREVVKTDSATTRIPELDFEIPAFSQKGALTTVEGLISRAISGLEQDQPMRRANEEGMAERIDEFIVRLKELKQVASPFTLIIDDPSGNSFVENPHAPRKDDALVITHYNRTLQQEEMLGLQAEVPEEKAEEEDLRNEVLQFNTNCPECNAPAQTNMKLVQIPHFKEVIIMATSCENCGHRTNEVKSGGAVEPLGTRITFHITHPSDMTRDLLKSETCSVEIPELEFELGMAVLGGKFTTLEGMLKDIRELVTKNPFTLGDSSNPGQTEKLQEFSQKLDQILEGNMKAHFIMDDPAGNSYLQNVYAPEDDPEMKVEHYKRTFDQNEDLGLNDMKTEGYETSLASQR